The following are encoded together in the Zonotrichia albicollis isolate bZonAlb1 chromosome 10, bZonAlb1.hap1, whole genome shotgun sequence genome:
- the LOC102063269 gene encoding UDP-glucuronosyltransferase 1A1 isoform X10, with translation MALGLSASPPVVVLLLSLLGLAAAGKLLVVPMDGSHWLSMREVLNMLQQKGHEVVVVAPEVSLHIKPSKNFVMKMYSVPFTQEELEKAFKAFFRGSFEEGWILQRFLKVYEGMKTLTDCWITSCEQLLQNKELIRYLEESKFDAILTDPVAACGLILAEHLSLPSIYFLRGVPCGLDLDARLCPSPPSYIPRSFSDLTDRMTFLQRVKNLLFDIPNVFLCDFAFEPYSKLASEFLQRDVTAQDLLRKGSVWLLRLEFVLEYPRPLMPNIIPIGGINCAHKELPQEFEAMVNASGEHGIVVFSLGSMVSEIPMKKAMEIADGLGTVPQTVFWRYTGQAPPNLPKNVKLVKWLPQNDLLAHPKTRAFITHGGSHGVYEGICNAVPMVLMPLFGDQMDNAKRVESRGAGLTLNILEMTSADISNALKAVINDKTYKENIQRLSDLHLDRPIHPLDLAVHWVEFVMRHKGAPHLRPAAHDLNWVQYHSLDVIAFLAAVTLLFLFISFKCCLCCCRRCCGKKGRTGKATKAKSH, from the exons ATGGCCCTGGGGCTCAGTGCTTCTCCACCAGTTGTGgttctgctcctgtccctgctgggtctggctgctgctgggaagctcCTGGTGGTGCCGATGGATGGGAGCCACTGGCTCAGCATGCGGGAGGTGCTGAACATGCTCCAGCAGAAGGGACACGAGGTGGTCGTGGTGGCACCCGAAGTGAGTTTGCACATCAAACCATCCAAGAACTTTGTGATGAAAATGTACTCAGTCCCCTTCACACAGGAAGAGTTGGAGAAAGCATTCAAGGCATTTTTTCGTGGTTCATTTGAAGAAGGTTGGATTTTACagagatttttaaaagtgtACGAGGGTATGAAAACCCTCACTGACTGCTGGATCACCAGCTGTGAGCAGCTTCTGCAAAACAAGGAACTCATCAGGTACCTTGAGGAGAGCAAGTTTGATGCCATCCTTACAGACCCGGTAGCAGCTTGTGGGTTGATCCTGGCTGAAcatctttcccttccttctaTCTATTTCTTAAGAGGAGTCCCATGTGGGTTAGACTTAGAtgccaggctgtgtcccagtCCTCCTTCCTACATCCCCAGGTCATTTTCAGACCTTACAGACCGCATGACCTTTCTCCAACGAGTGAAGAATCTGCTCTTTGACATCCCAAACGTTTTCCTCTGTGATTTTGCCTTTGAGCCCTACTCAAAACTGGCTTCAGAGTTCCTGCAGCGCGATGTGACTGCACAGGATCTCTTACGCAAGGGCTCTGTTTGGCTCCTGAGGTTGGAATTTGTGCTAGAGTACCCAAGACCCTTGATGCCCAACATCATTCCAATTGGAGGAATAAACTGTGCTCACAAGGAGCTGCCTCAG GAATTTGAAGCCATGGTGAACGCCTCTGGAGAGCACGGCATCGTTGTCTTCTCGCTGGGCTCCATGGTGTCCGAGATTCCCATGAAGAAAGCCATGGAGATCGCGGACGGCTTGGGAACAGTCCCTCAGACG GTCTTCTGGCGCTACACAGGCCAGGCACCCCCCAACCTGCCCAAGAACGTGAAGCTCGTCAAGTGGCTGCCTCAGAACGACCTCCTGG CCCACCCCAAGACTCGTGCCTTCATCACCCACGGAGGCTCCCACGGCGTTTATGAGGGAATCTGCAACGCCGTGCCCATGGTGCTGATGCCTCTCTTCGGGGACCAGATGGACAACGCCAAGCGAGTGGAGTCCCGCGGAGCAGGGCTGACCCTCAACATCCTGGAGATGACTTCTGCTGACATCTCCAACGCCCTGAAAGCCGTGATCAACGACAAAAC GTACAAGGAGAACATCCAGCGCCTCTCCGACCTGCACCTGGACAGACCCATCCACCCTCTGGACCTGGCCGTGCACTGGGTGGAGTTTGTGATGAGGCACAAGGGGGCCCCTCACCTGCGCCCCGCCGCCCACGACCTCAACTGGGTGCAGTACCACTCGCTGGACGTCATCGCCTTCCTGGCCGCCGtcaccctcctcttcctcttcatctCCTTCaagtgctgcctgtgctgctgccgcAGGTGCTGCGGCAAGAAGGGCAGGACGGGCAAGGCCACCAAAGCCAAGTCCCACTAG
- the LOC102074190 gene encoding UDP-glucuronosyltransferase 1A1-like: protein MAPGLSASPPAVLLLLSLLGLAAAGKLLVVSVDGSPWFSIREGLEMLQQKGHEVVVVAPEVSLHVRSSENFVMKMYPVTYTREDMDNAFKAYFKIIFEDGSFFERFFKTVEASKRFTDFCFSSCEHLLRNKELIRYLEESKFDAILTDPFMPCGVILAEHLSLPSIYFLREIPCGLDFEATQCPNPPSYVPRSFSDLTDRMTFFQRVKNLLFDTQNLFLCNFVFDPFSKLASEFLQRDVTVQDLLRKGSVWLLRLEFVLDYPRPLMPNIIPIGGANCAHKELPQVGHILVLICALM, encoded by the coding sequence ATGGCCCCGGGACTCAGTGCTTCTCCACCAGCTGTGcttctgctcctgtccctgctgggtctggctgctgctgggaagctcCTGGTGGTATCGGTGGATGGGAGCCCCTGGTTCAGCATCCGGGAGGGGCTGGAAATGCTCCAGCAGAAGGGACACGAGGTGGTCGTGGTGGCACCTGAAGTCTCCTTGCACGTCAGATCATCAGAGAACTTTGTGATGAAAATGTACCCGGTCACCTACACACGGGAAGATATGGACAATGCATTCAAGGCATATTTTAAGATTATATTTGAAGATGGATCtttttttgaaagattttttaaaacagtAGAAGCTTCGAAAAGATTCACTGATTTTTGTTTCTCCAGCTGTGAACACCTCTTGCGAAACAAGGAGCTCATCAGGTACCTTGAGGAGAGCAAGTTTGATGCCATCCTTACAGACCCATTTATGCCCTGTGGGGTGATCCTGGCTGAGcatctttctcttccttctATCTATTTCTTACGAGAAATCCCATGTGGGTTAGATTTTGAAGCCACTCAGTGTCCCAATCCTCCTTCCTATGTGCCCAGGTCATTTTCCGACTTGACAGACCGCATGACCTTTTTCCAGCGAGTGAAGAATCTGCTCTTTGACACCCAAAACCTTTTCCTCTGTAATTTTGTCTTTGACCCATTCTCAAAACTGGCTTCAGAGTTCCTGCAGCGCGATGTGACTGTGCAGGATCTCTTACGCAAGGGCTCTGTTTGGCTCTTGAGGTTGGAATTTGTGCTAGACTATCCAAGACCCTTGATGCCCAACATCATTCCAATTGGAGGAGCAAACTGTGCTCACAAGGAGTTGCCTCAGGTGGGTCACATTCTGGTTTTGATTTGTGCTCTGATGTAA